From a single Asticcacaulis sp. MM231 genomic region:
- a CDS encoding cold-shock protein yields MATGTVKWFNPTKGFGFIQPDTGGADVFVHISAVERAGLRTLNENQKISYEVTTEKGKSSATNLQTA; encoded by the coding sequence ATGGCAACTGGTACGGTTAAGTGGTTCAACCCCACTAAAGGCTTTGGTTTCATTCAACCCGATACGGGCGGTGCGGACGTGTTCGTCCACATTTCGGCCGTTGAACGCGCTGGTCTGCGCACGCTGAACGAAAACCAAAAGATCAGCTACGAAGTGACGACCGAAAAAGGTAAGTCCTCGGCGACCAACCTGCAAACGGCCTAA
- the rplI gene encoding 50S ribosomal protein L9, with product MKVVLLERVENLGSIGDVVGVKDGFARNFLLPRHKALRATSANLKVFEAQKDQIVARNAANKAAAEKAGSELDGTTYVIIRQAGDSGQLYGSVNARDVADAVAEAGAKVERNQIVLNTPIKTLGLHNITVRLHAEVSLTITVNVARSQDEADRQASGENIIASQFEEDRVAAEEAAADMLEGGAGEAMQNAPYEA from the coding sequence ATGAAAGTAGTTTTGTTAGAACGAGTTGAAAATCTCGGCTCCATCGGTGACGTTGTTGGCGTGAAGGACGGCTTTGCCCGTAACTTCCTGCTGCCGCGCCACAAGGCCCTGCGCGCCACCTCTGCCAACCTGAAGGTCTTCGAGGCCCAGAAGGATCAGATCGTCGCCCGTAACGCCGCCAACAAGGCCGCCGCCGAAAAGGCCGGTTCTGAACTGGACGGCACGACCTATGTCATCATCCGCCAGGCGGGTGACTCAGGTCAGCTTTACGGCTCGGTCAATGCCCGTGACGTTGCGGATGCTGTTGCAGAAGCCGGCGCCAAGGTTGAGCGTAATCAGATCGTTCTGAATACGCCGATCAAGACGCTCGGCCTGCACAACATCACCGTGCGCCTGCACGCAGAAGTCTCGCTGACCATCACGGTCAACGTGGCACGCTCGCAGGACGAAGCCGATCGTCAGGCTTCCGGCGAAAACATCATCGCTTCCCAATTCGAAGAAGATCGCGTTGCTGCTGAAGAAGCCGCTGCCGATATGCTCGAAGGCGGCGCCGGTGAAGCCATGCAGAACGCACCTTACGAAGCGTAA
- the rpsR gene encoding 30S ribosomal protein S18: MSEEATTSTAPGAPVGNGPARRPFFRRRKVCPFSGAGSPKIDYKDVKLLQRYISERGKIVPSRITAVSQKKQRELAKAIKRARFLALLPYVVK; the protein is encoded by the coding sequence ATGTCTGAAGAAGCAACCACCTCCACCGCCCCCGGCGCCCCCGTCGGCAACGGTCCCGCCCGTCGTCCTTTCTTCCGCCGCCGCAAGGTGTGCCCGTTCTCCGGTGCTGGTTCACCGAAGATCGACTATAAGGACGTCAAGCTCCTGCAACGTTACATCTCGGAACGCGGCAAGATCGTCCCTTCGCGCATCACGGCTGTCAGCCAAAAGAAGCAACGCGAACTGGCCAAGGCCATCAAGCGCGCCCGCTTCCTGGCCCTGCTGCCCTACGTTGTGAAGTAA
- the rpsF gene encoding 30S ribosomal protein S6 encodes MAFYEHTVLARQDISPQQAEALNDIIKNLIEEGGGHIAKIEYWGLRNLTYRVKKNRKAHYSLLAIDAPAPAVKEMERQLSINEDVIRFLTVRVEELDLELSPVLSRRDRPERSDRPERGERTPDFAE; translated from the coding sequence ATGGCCTTTTACGAACACACCGTGCTCGCACGGCAAGATATTTCGCCTCAACAGGCGGAAGCTCTCAACGACATCATCAAGAACCTGATCGAAGAAGGTGGTGGACACATCGCCAAGATCGAATATTGGGGTCTGCGCAACCTGACCTACCGCGTCAAGAAGAACCGCAAGGCGCACTATTCCTTGCTGGCCATCGACGCACCGGCCCCGGCCGTCAAGGAAATGGAACGCCAGCTCTCGATCAACGAAGATGTCATCCGCTTCCTGACCGTCCGCGTCGAAGAGCTCGACCTCGAACTGTCCCCCGTTCTGTCGCGTCGTGACCGCCCTGAGCGTTCCGATCGTCCGGAACGTGGCGAACGCACGCCTGACTTCGCAGAATAA
- a CDS encoding peroxiredoxin, which produces MKKIALGLAALGLVLASPAFAALKVGDKAPVFHLPAATDGAVSTFSIKDALKKGPVVVYFYPKAFTGGCSLEAHQFSEAIPEFQAHNVSVIGISTDDIATLQKFSKESCQGKFPVGSDTKAKVTSAYDAKMGAMNMSNRISYIIGTDGKVAFVHDDGDAATHVSTLLTAVKAMK; this is translated from the coding sequence ATGAAAAAAATCGCTCTCGGTCTTGCCGCTCTTGGCCTTGTCCTTGCCTCCCCCGCCTTCGCCGCTCTCAAGGTAGGTGATAAGGCACCGGTGTTCCATCTGCCCGCCGCCACCGATGGCGCCGTCAGCACCTTCTCGATTAAAGATGCGTTGAAAAAGGGCCCGGTTGTCGTTTATTTTTACCCCAAGGCCTTTACCGGCGGCTGCTCGCTGGAAGCACACCAGTTCTCCGAAGCCATTCCTGAATTCCAGGCGCATAATGTTTCGGTGATCGGCATTTCGACCGACGATATCGCCACCTTGCAGAAGTTTTCCAAGGAAAGCTGCCAGGGCAAGTTCCCCGTAGGCTCCGACACCAAGGCAAAGGTGACCAGCGCCTATGACGCCAAGATGGGCGCCATGAATATGTCGAACCGCATTTCCTACATTATCGGCACTGACGGCAAGGTTGCTTTTGTGCATGACGATGGCGACGCCGCGACGCATGTCAGCACGCTGTTGACGGCTGTTAAGGCGATGAAATAG
- a CDS encoding alpha/beta fold hydrolase, with the protein MAQLPKLVKKAVGDIRADLMSTSEDPLHVLIFVEGEGNSGTYYAIDFRKGGYKEIGQAYPDLPPEWVSEKKHYNYKAADGLVIPSWLTLPVDRDAKKLALVALPHGGPESNEDGSFDFLSQALASRGYAVMQPDYRGSSGYGRDYTARGYGEYGRKMQTDLSDGVRDLVAKGIVDPTKVSIFGGSYGGYAALAGVSLDPGIYNCAVSLAGISDIKAFMAYYRERTGFDGDGYGMRYWNRYLGDEGGWNDISPIKHVDAINVPVLLIHGKDDTVVPYDQSTRIYDAMKKAGKTVELIQLKQEDHWMSREPTRIQTVDSMVGFMLQHNPPA; encoded by the coding sequence ATGGCCCAGTTGCCCAAACTGGTCAAAAAAGCTGTCGGCGACATACGCGCCGATCTGATGAGCACATCTGAAGATCCGTTGCATGTGCTTATCTTTGTCGAAGGCGAAGGCAATTCCGGCACCTATTACGCCATCGACTTCCGCAAAGGGGGCTATAAAGAAATTGGTCAGGCCTATCCGGACCTGCCGCCGGAATGGGTCTCTGAGAAAAAACACTACAACTATAAGGCTGCCGATGGCCTGGTCATACCATCGTGGCTCACCCTGCCGGTGGATCGCGATGCAAAAAAGCTGGCGCTCGTCGCCCTGCCTCATGGCGGTCCCGAATCGAACGAAGACGGCTCCTTCGACTTTTTATCGCAGGCGCTGGCCTCACGCGGCTACGCGGTCATGCAACCGGATTACCGTGGCTCTAGCGGTTACGGACGGGATTACACGGCGCGCGGCTATGGCGAGTATGGACGCAAGATGCAAACCGACCTGTCGGACGGTGTGCGTGATCTTGTGGCAAAAGGGATAGTCGATCCCACAAAGGTCTCGATCTTCGGAGGCTCCTATGGCGGCTACGCGGCACTGGCCGGCGTGAGCCTTGATCCGGGAATTTATAACTGCGCCGTTTCACTGGCCGGTATTTCCGACATCAAAGCCTTCATGGCCTATTATCGTGAACGCACCGGTTTCGATGGCGATGGCTACGGCATGCGCTATTGGAACAGGTATCTGGGCGATGAAGGTGGCTGGAATGATATTTCGCCGATCAAACATGTTGACGCCATAAACGTGCCGGTACTGCTTATCCACGGCAAGGACGATACCGTCGTACCCTATGATCAAAGCACGCGCATATATGATGCCATGAAAAAAGCCGGAAAAACCGTCGAACTGATCCAGCTCAAGCAGGAAGATCACTGGATGTCGCGTGAACCCACACGTATTCAAACCGTAGATTCCATGGTTGGATTTATGCTGCAACATAATCCGCCAGCATAA
- the fabD gene encoding ACP S-malonyltransferase, whose translation MTLAFVFPGQGSQAVGMGAELFDTFATARDVFNEVDEALGQKLFAIMRDGPEDQLTLTENAQPAIMAVSVAVSRVLEKDFGISCAAAKYVAGHSLGEYSAHAAAGTFSLADTARLLKLRGQAMQRATPLGVGAMAALIGKADLALAEAACEAGSAAGVVVIANDNNAGQIVISGVKQAVELAVEKAKELGAKGMLLNVSAPFHSPLMEPAAEEMREALAKVTINPPASILVANVTAAPVTDTSQITDLLVRQVTGRVRWRESVQWLAAKESENGGGVTTFAELGAGKVLTGMSKRIAPEAVSVALNGAADFEAFAASLKA comes from the coding sequence ATGACATTAGCATTTGTTTTTCCCGGGCAGGGATCTCAGGCAGTCGGCATGGGCGCTGAACTTTTTGATACCTTCGCCACCGCGCGCGATGTGTTCAACGAGGTCGATGAGGCGCTGGGCCAGAAGCTGTTCGCCATCATGCGTGATGGTCCGGAAGACCAGTTGACCCTGACCGAAAACGCTCAGCCGGCCATTATGGCCGTTTCGGTGGCGGTATCGCGCGTTCTGGAAAAAGACTTCGGCATCAGTTGTGCGGCGGCGAAATATGTCGCCGGTCATAGCCTTGGCGAATATTCGGCTCACGCCGCGGCGGGCACCTTTTCGCTGGCGGATACGGCGCGTTTGCTAAAACTGCGCGGTCAGGCGATGCAACGCGCTACGCCGTTGGGCGTGGGCGCTATGGCTGCCCTGATCGGCAAGGCCGACCTGGCGCTGGCCGAAGCCGCTTGCGAAGCCGGTTCTGCGGCGGGCGTGGTCGTCATCGCCAATGATAACAATGCCGGTCAGATCGTTATTTCCGGCGTTAAGCAGGCGGTGGAGCTGGCGGTCGAAAAGGCCAAGGAACTGGGCGCCAAGGGCATGTTGCTCAATGTGTCGGCGCCCTTCCATTCGCCGCTGATGGAACCGGCCGCCGAGGAAATGCGTGAGGCGCTGGCCAAGGTGACCATCAACCCGCCGGCTTCGATCTTGGTGGCGAATGTCACCGCCGCGCCGGTTACCGACACGTCTCAAATTACCGATCTTTTAGTGCGTCAGGTCACGGGCCGGGTGCGGTGGCGTGAGTCGGTGCAATGGCTGGCAGCCAAAGAATCGGAAAATGGTGGTGGCGTGACCACTTTCGCCGAACTGGGCGCTGGCAAGGTGCTGACCGGCATGTCCAAGCGCATCGCGCCGGAGGCGGTTTCGGTAGCCCTGAATGGTGCGGCAGATTTTGAAGCCTTTGCCGCTTCGCTCAAGGCCTAA
- the fabG gene encoding 3-oxoacyl-[acyl-carrier-protein] reductase — MFDLTGKTALVTGATGGLGAAIARSLHAQGAKVVLSGTRESVLAELAAELGAKRADSAFIAAANLSDAAQVDGLVAKAEAAAGSGLDILIANAGITRDGLILRMKDEDWETVIKVNLEAYFRLARAATKGMMKRRHGRIIGITSIVGVTGNPGQTNYAASKAGMIGFSKALAQEVASRNITVNCIAPGFIASPMTDELNEAQRAAILAKIPAGALGEGSDIAAAAVYLASVEAGYVTGQTLHVNGGMAMI, encoded by the coding sequence ATGTTCGATCTGACCGGAAAAACCGCCCTGGTGACAGGCGCCACGGGCGGCCTTGGCGCCGCCATCGCGCGCTCATTGCACGCGCAGGGCGCCAAGGTTGTGCTGTCCGGCACACGCGAAAGCGTTCTGGCCGAACTGGCGGCTGAGCTTGGCGCCAAAAGAGCTGACAGTGCTTTTATTGCTGCCGCCAATCTGTCCGATGCCGCTCAGGTCGATGGCCTTGTGGCCAAGGCGGAAGCAGCCGCAGGCTCCGGCCTTGATATCCTGATCGCCAATGCCGGCATCACCCGTGATGGCCTGATCCTGCGTATGAAGGATGAAGACTGGGAAACGGTCATTAAGGTCAATCTGGAAGCCTATTTCCGTCTGGCGCGTGCCGCCACCAAGGGTATGATGAAGCGCCGCCACGGTCGCATCATCGGCATCACGTCGATCGTCGGCGTCACCGGCAATCCGGGGCAGACCAACTATGCCGCTTCCAAGGCTGGCATGATTGGTTTTTCCAAGGCTCTTGCGCAAGAGGTTGCCAGTCGCAATATAACGGTCAACTGTATCGCGCCTGGTTTTATCGCCTCGCCCATGACGGATGAGCTTAACGAAGCCCAGCGCGCAGCCATCCTGGCCAAGATTCCTGCGGGAGCCCTTGGCGAAGGCAGTGATATTGCTGCCGCCGCTGTCTATCTGGCCAGTGTCGAGGCGGGTTACGTCACGGGTCAGACGCTTCACGTCAACGGCGGCATGGCGATGATCTGA
- a CDS encoding acyl carrier protein, translated as MSEVLERVRKIVIDHLDADPDKVTEKASFIDDLEADSLDIVELVMAFEEEFDIEIPDNSAEHILTVGDAVSYIDGKLKS; from the coding sequence ATGTCTGAAGTTCTTGAACGTGTTCGTAAGATCGTGATCGACCATCTGGATGCTGATCCGGACAAGGTCACGGAAAAGGCGAGCTTTATCGACGATCTGGAAGCCGACAGCCTCGACATCGTGGAACTGGTTATGGCTTTCGAAGAAGAATTCGATATCGAAATCCCGGACAACTCGGCTGAGCACATCCTGACCGTGGGCGACGCTGTCTCCTACATCGATGGCAAGCTGAAGTCCTAA
- the fabF gene encoding beta-ketoacyl-ACP synthase II: MRRVVITGLGLVSPLGNGVEISWKRLLEGKSGAGPITAFDTTDYACTVACEVPSVDGRGGGGPDIEGSFDPSLVLSNKERRKVDDFILYAIAAADEALKDANWHPETEEDQERTGTMIGSGIGGLGIIASTALELHEKGPKRISPFFIPSSLINLASGQVSIRHGLKGPNHSVVTACATGAHAIGDAARLIMYGDADVMVAGGAESAIVPVGIAGFIACRALCTSFNDTPEKASRPYDKDRDGFVMGEGAGIVVLEEYEHAKARGAKIYAEILGYGLTGDAYHITAPSETGDGGYRAMVMAAKNGNIDPTTIDYVNSHGTSTMADGIELKAIEKFLGARAATGTVSSTKSAIGHLLGGAGAVEAIFCALAIRDQIAPPTINLDNPDVDTPIDLVPNKAKPMKIKTVLSNSFGFGGTNAALIMGAVEG; this comes from the coding sequence GTGCGCCGCGTCGTCATTACCGGTCTGGGTCTGGTTTCACCTCTGGGTAACGGAGTGGAAATCTCATGGAAACGCCTGTTAGAGGGCAAGTCCGGCGCCGGTCCGATCACCGCTTTCGATACCACGGACTATGCCTGCACGGTCGCCTGTGAAGTGCCGAGCGTCGATGGACGTGGCGGTGGCGGCCCTGATATCGAAGGCTCTTTCGATCCCTCGCTGGTGCTCTCCAACAAAGAGCGTCGCAAGGTCGACGACTTTATCCTTTACGCCATCGCAGCGGCCGACGAAGCCCTGAAGGACGCCAACTGGCATCCCGAAACCGAAGAGGACCAGGAACGCACCGGCACCATGATCGGCTCCGGCATCGGTGGCCTTGGCATCATCGCCTCGACCGCGCTGGAACTGCATGAAAAGGGCCCCAAGCGGATATCCCCCTTCTTCATTCCCTCATCACTGATCAATCTGGCCTCGGGTCAGGTCTCCATCCGCCATGGCCTCAAAGGCCCGAACCATTCCGTCGTCACGGCCTGCGCCACAGGCGCTCACGCCATCGGCGACGCGGCCCGACTGATCATGTACGGCGATGCCGATGTCATGGTAGCCGGCGGCGCGGAATCGGCCATTGTGCCGGTGGGCATTGCAGGCTTCATCGCCTGCCGCGCCCTGTGCACCTCCTTTAACGACACGCCTGAAAAGGCCTCGCGTCCTTATGACAAGGACCGTGACGGTTTCGTTATGGGCGAGGGCGCCGGCATCGTTGTTCTGGAAGAATACGAACACGCCAAGGCGCGCGGGGCCAAGATCTATGCCGAAATCCTGGGCTACGGCCTGACCGGCGACGCTTACCACATCACCGCGCCATCCGAGACCGGCGACGGCGGTTATCGCGCCATGGTGATGGCGGCGAAAAACGGCAATATTGACCCGACCACCATCGACTATGTCAATTCGCACGGCACCTCGACCATGGCGGATGGCATCGAACTGAAGGCAATCGAGAAGTTCCTCGGCGCACGTGCCGCCACCGGCACCGTGTCTTCCACCAAGTCGGCCATTGGTCACTTGCTGGGCGGCGCCGGCGCTGTTGAGGCCATTTTCTGCGCCCTGGCCATTCGTGACCAGATCGCGCCGCCGACCATCAATCTTGACAATCCGGACGTGGACACCCCCATCGATCTCGTGCCCAACAAGGCCAAGCCGATGAAGATCAAGACGGTGCTTTCCAACAGCTTCGGCTTCGGCGGCACCAATGCCGCGCTCATCATGGGTGCGGTCGAGGGATGA
- the mltG gene encoding endolytic transglycosylase MltG produces the protein MAPLAGLTAGFMLLLFATGLFISAQMFGPGPKVLTQVTFAPGMSVTAMGRELERKGVIHSAVMFRLVAKFRGRQSAMKAGTYDFPAGISMVNALKQIEEGRVVQTYVTIPEGKTSAQVVRILMATKALTGDIDVPPEGSILPETYLYQPGETRQAVLDRMLEAGRDTLNALWLKRAPGLPFASKEDALIMASIVERETGLASERPRVAAVFINRLRSGIRLGSDPTVIYGISHGEPLGRGLLKSEIETPTPWNTYLIDKLPVTPIANPGKASLQATLNPAKTQDLYFVADGSGGHVFATSYEEHLLNVAKWRAMEAQVNVYSSSASSEASVAPSGDKTPEVTPLAVRLSNKR, from the coding sequence TTGGCCCCGCTCGCGGGACTGACCGCCGGTTTTATGCTGTTGCTGTTCGCGACAGGCCTGTTTATTTCCGCCCAGATGTTCGGCCCCGGCCCCAAGGTGCTCACACAGGTGACCTTCGCGCCGGGCATGAGCGTTACCGCCATGGGGCGTGAACTGGAAAGGAAGGGCGTCATCCATTCCGCCGTCATGTTCAGACTGGTGGCGAAATTTCGCGGCCGTCAGAGCGCCATGAAGGCCGGCACCTATGACTTTCCGGCCGGCATCTCGATGGTCAACGCCCTGAAACAGATCGAGGAAGGCCGGGTCGTCCAGACCTATGTCACCATTCCCGAAGGCAAGACCTCGGCGCAGGTCGTTCGCATCCTGATGGCGACCAAGGCCCTTACGGGCGATATCGACGTGCCGCCGGAAGGCTCCATCCTGCCGGAGACATATCTCTATCAGCCCGGCGAAACGCGCCAGGCGGTATTGGATCGTATGCTGGAAGCTGGCCGTGACACGCTGAATGCGCTGTGGCTGAAGCGCGCACCTGGCCTGCCTTTCGCCAGCAAGGAAGACGCGCTGATCATGGCGTCGATCGTCGAGCGCGAAACGGGCCTGGCCTCCGAACGTCCGCGTGTAGCGGCCGTGTTTATCAACCGTTTGCGCAGTGGTATCCGGCTCGGTTCCGACCCGACGGTGATTTACGGCATTTCGCACGGTGAACCGCTTGGCCGTGGTCTGCTCAAGAGCGAGATCGAAACCCCGACGCCGTGGAATACCTATCTGATTGACAAATTGCCGGTGACACCGATCGCCAATCCGGGCAAGGCGTCGCTCCAGGCCACGCTTAATCCGGCCAAGACGCAGGATCTGTATTTTGTGGCTGATGGCTCCGGCGGGCACGTTTTCGCGACGTCGTACGAGGAGCATCTGCTCAATGTCGCCAAGTGGCGTGCCATGGAAGCGCAGGTCAATGTTTACAGTTCGTCGGCGTCTTCTGAGGCCTCGGTGGCGCCTTCGGGTGACAAGACGCCTGAGGTTACGCCTCTAGCGGTGCGCCTGAGTAACAAACGCTGA
- a CDS encoding YicC/YloC family endoribonuclease yields the protein MSLASMTGFARFEGSHDSLAWTLEMRSVNGRSLDIKYRFPQGFEAVEKAGRDLAKGRFHRGQMNLTVSVSSAAAKAGVTLNKDVLDVYLQASRALIDAGEAVTPSVDGLLALRGVIEIAGDERAELSPEAEGALAADMAVLFDRLREARDSEGRALEGILRGHLITMAACVERARSLADQQVEAIRERFTRRLNELLPEQQDFQERVLQEAALLATKADVREELDRLTSHVEQAHQLIDDEQAPGRKLDFLAQEFMREANTLCSKSAFIELTQTGLELKAVIDQFREQTQNVE from the coding sequence ATGAGCCTTGCCAGTATGACCGGCTTTGCCCGCTTTGAAGGCAGCCATGACAGCCTCGCCTGGACGCTGGAAATGCGCAGTGTTAACGGGCGCAGCCTTGATATCAAATACCGTTTTCCGCAAGGCTTCGAGGCCGTGGAAAAGGCAGGGCGTGATCTTGCCAAGGGCCGCTTTCATCGCGGTCAGATGAACCTGACGGTTTCGGTGAGCAGTGCCGCAGCCAAGGCCGGCGTGACGCTCAACAAAGACGTGCTCGACGTCTATCTCCAGGCCAGCCGCGCCCTGATTGATGCCGGTGAGGCGGTGACGCCTAGTGTAGATGGCCTGCTGGCCCTGCGTGGTGTTATCGAGATCGCCGGCGATGAACGCGCCGAGCTATCCCCAGAGGCAGAAGGCGCCTTGGCCGCTGATATGGCCGTGTTGTTCGATCGCCTGCGTGAGGCGCGCGACAGCGAGGGACGGGCGCTGGAAGGCATCCTCAGGGGCCATCTGATCACTATGGCGGCCTGTGTCGAGCGCGCGCGGTCCTTGGCCGATCAACAGGTTGAGGCCATTCGCGAGCGCTTTACGCGCCGTCTGAATGAGTTGTTGCCGGAACAGCAGGACTTTCAGGAGCGCGTATTGCAGGAAGCGGCGCTTCTGGCCACCAAGGCCGATGTCCGCGAGGAGCTTGACCGCCTGACATCGCACGTCGAGCAGGCGCATCAACTGATCGACGACGAGCAGGCGCCGGGCCGCAAGCTCGACTTCCTGGCGCAGGAATTCATGCGTGAAGCCAATACCTTATGCTCGAAATCGGCCTTTATAGAATTGACCCAGACCGGCCTTGAGCTTAAAGCCGTGATCGATCAGTTCCGCGAACAAACGCAAAATGTGGAGTAG
- the rsmA gene encoding 16S rRNA (adenine(1518)-N(6)/adenine(1519)-N(6))-dimethyltransferase RsmA, translating to MTLPSLRESLEAHGLMAKKSFGQHFLLDLNITRKIVRLGGPFDGDVVIEVGPGPGGLTRALLETEASKIIAVEMDGRFIELLGELNGVYGDRFEVIEGDAMKVNEKQALADRSLPPLAHIVSNLPYNVGTPLLIKWLTGPWQPLSMTLMFQLEVALRVVAPVGDNDYGRLSVIAQVLCDCEKLMDLPARAFTPPPKVDSAVVGLKPKAERPEKAIIKNLEKVTAAAFGQRRKMLRASLKPLGGEALLEKAGITPTERAEQVSPQAFLRLATLL from the coding sequence ATGACACTGCCCTCCTTACGCGAAAGCCTGGAAGCCCACGGCCTGATGGCCAAGAAGAGCTTCGGCCAGCACTTCCTGCTCGATCTCAACATCACGCGCAAGATCGTGCGCCTTGGCGGCCCGTTCGACGGCGATGTGGTGATAGAGGTCGGGCCAGGCCCTGGCGGCCTGACGCGCGCCTTGCTGGAAACCGAAGCCAGCAAGATCATAGCTGTCGAGATGGACGGGCGCTTTATTGAACTGCTCGGTGAACTCAATGGCGTTTATGGTGATCGCTTCGAGGTCATCGAAGGCGACGCCATGAAGGTCAATGAGAAGCAGGCCCTGGCCGATCGCAGCCTGCCCCCGCTCGCTCACATCGTTTCGAACCTGCCCTACAATGTCGGCACGCCGCTGCTGATCAAATGGCTGACCGGCCCGTGGCAGCCGCTTTCCATGACCCTGATGTTCCAGTTGGAGGTGGCCTTGCGCGTCGTGGCGCCGGTGGGCGACAACGATTATGGCCGCCTGTCGGTCATCGCGCAGGTTCTGTGCGACTGTGAAAAGCTGATGGATTTGCCGGCGCGGGCCTTTACGCCACCGCCCAAGGTCGACAGCGCCGTGGTCGGCTTGAAGCCCAAAGCCGAACGGCCTGAGAAGGCCATTATCAAGAATTTGGAAAAGGTCACCGCCGCCGCTTTTGGTCAGCGCCGTAAGATGCTGCGCGCGTCTTTGAAGCCACTTGGTGGCGAGGCCTTGCTGGAAAAAGCCGGGATCACGCCGACCGAGCGCGCCGAGCAGGTGTCTCCGCAGGCGTTTTTGCGACTGGCGACCCTGCTCTAA
- the pdxA gene encoding 4-hydroxythreonine-4-phosphate dehydrogenase PdxA — MSLGDPCGIGPELAAKAWTSLRDQTGFAFCVIGDAALMEAQGVPVARVTDVAETTSVFSTALPVLDIPLTVAVVTGEPDSVHAPQIVAWISKGVELCLERRARALVTCPIAKSVLYATGFKFPGHTEYLADLCRAGNVVPTPVMMLTAKDLRVVLATIHTPLSAVPMALSREGLVELAQITQKALVRDFAIPAPRLVMAGLNPHAGEDGTIGREEIDIITPAIFYLQNESVNIKGPYPADTLFHDEARLTYDAVLCMYHDQGLIPLKTLDFWGGVNITLGLPIVRTSPDHGTGFNIAGKGIARADSLLAAIRTADEISRNRAKS, encoded by the coding sequence ATGAGCCTGGGTGATCCCTGCGGGATCGGCCCTGAGCTTGCCGCGAAAGCCTGGACCAGTCTGAGAGATCAGACTGGTTTTGCCTTTTGCGTGATCGGCGATGCCGCGCTGATGGAAGCTCAGGGTGTACCGGTGGCGCGCGTAACCGATGTTGCCGAAACCACCTCAGTCTTCTCAACGGCCCTGCCGGTACTAGATATCCCTCTGACCGTGGCTGTGGTCACCGGCGAGCCTGATAGTGTTCATGCGCCGCAGATTGTGGCCTGGATCAGCAAGGGCGTTGAGCTGTGCCTTGAGCGGCGTGCCCGCGCGCTGGTCACCTGCCCGATCGCCAAGTCTGTGCTCTATGCCACGGGCTTCAAATTCCCCGGCCATACCGAATATCTCGCCGACCTTTGCCGCGCAGGCAACGTCGTGCCGACGCCGGTGATGATGCTGACAGCGAAAGATCTACGCGTCGTGCTGGCCACGATCCACACACCTCTGAGCGCCGTGCCTATGGCCCTGTCTCGTGAAGGATTGGTTGAACTCGCCCAAATCACCCAAAAGGCCCTGGTCCGCGATTTCGCTATCCCCGCGCCACGTCTGGTTATGGCCGGCCTCAACCCTCACGCCGGCGAAGACGGTACCATTGGGCGCGAGGAAATCGACATTATAACCCCCGCGATTTTTTACTTGCAGAATGAAAGCGTCAACATTAAAGGCCCCTACCCGGCAGATACGCTGTTTCACGACGAAGCGCGCCTGACGTATGACGCAGTGCTTTGCATGTATCATGATCAGGGCCTTATCCCGCTGAAGACGCTCGATTTCTGGGGTGGCGTCAATATCACGCTGGGCCTCCCCATTGTTCGCACATCACCGGATCACGGCACCGGATTCAACATCGCCGGCAAGGGTATCGCACGCGCTGATAGCCTGCTCGCCGCCATCCGAACTGCTGACGAGATCAGCCGTAATCGAGCCAAATCATGA